A section of the Rhizomicrobium sp. genome encodes:
- the upp gene encoding uracil phosphoribosyltransferase yields MQGVTVVDHPLIQHKLTLMRDKNRSTKNFRELLNEIGMLICYEVTRDLPLELIDIETPVAPMKAPAIAGKKLVFAPILRAGTGFLEGMLNLVPSARVAHIGLYRDPKTLQSVEYYFKAPHDIAERLVIVMDPMLATGNSVTAAVTRLKAHGARNIRLMTLLSAPEGIETFVKAHPDVHIWTAAIDSHLNDHGYIIPGLGDAGDRMFGTK; encoded by the coding sequence ATGCAGGGCGTGACCGTGGTCGATCATCCGCTGATCCAGCACAAGCTGACGCTGATGCGCGACAAGAACCGCAGCACCAAGAACTTCCGCGAGCTGCTCAACGAGATCGGCATGCTGATCTGCTACGAGGTCACGCGCGACCTGCCGCTCGAGCTCATCGACATCGAAACGCCCGTCGCGCCGATGAAAGCCCCGGCAATCGCCGGCAAGAAACTGGTCTTTGCGCCCATCCTTCGGGCGGGCACCGGCTTTCTGGAAGGCATGCTGAATCTCGTGCCCTCGGCCCGCGTCGCCCACATCGGTCTCTACCGGGACCCTAAGACGCTGCAATCGGTCGAGTATTATTTCAAGGCGCCGCACGACATCGCCGAGCGCCTGGTGATCGTGATGGACCCGATGCTGGCGACCGGGAACTCGGTCACGGCCGCGGTGACGCGGCTGAAGGCGCATGGCGCCAGGAACATCCGCCTGATGACCTTGCTCTCGGCGCCCGAAGGCATCGAGACCTTCGTGAAAGCCCATCCCGACGTACACATCTGGACGGCCGCGATCGACAGCCACCTGAACGATCACGGCTACATCATCCCCGGCCTCGGCGACGCCGGCGACCGTATGTTCGGGACGAAGTAG
- a CDS encoding aspartate aminotransferase family protein: MDKQPDKKNDLEAYWMPFTAQRQFKANPRLFASADGMYFKTTDGRDVLDGVSSMWCCNAGHNRPRIVEAIRAQAGELDYSPAFQIGHHKAFELANRLVALMPGTLNHVFFTNSGSESVETALKMAIAYHRVRGEGSRVRLIGREKGYHGVNFGGMSVGGMVANRKMFGTLVAGVDHLRHTHGDPRNAFARGEPEYGVELADDLERLVQLHDASTIAAVIVEPVQGSAGVIVPPRGYLKRLREICDRHGILLIFDEVITGYGRLGTPFAVDFFGVEPDLVTTAKGLTNGVIPMGAVFAQAKIYEAFLQGPPNAIEFFHGYTYSGNPIACAAALGTLDTYGEEGLLTRAATLAPYWETALHSLKGARNVIDIRNLGFMGAVEMAPAQGEAGRRGFAAFLKLYEAGLLCRSTGDTVAFAPPLIAEHKHIDFLVDTLGKVIASID, encoded by the coding sequence ATGGACAAGCAACCCGACAAAAAGAACGACCTCGAAGCCTACTGGATGCCGTTCACGGCGCAGCGCCAGTTCAAGGCCAATCCGCGCCTGTTCGCCTCCGCCGACGGGATGTATTTCAAGACGACCGACGGCCGCGACGTGCTGGACGGCGTCTCGTCCATGTGGTGCTGCAACGCCGGGCACAACCGGCCGCGCATCGTGGAGGCGATCCGCGCCCAGGCGGGCGAACTCGACTATTCGCCGGCGTTCCAGATCGGCCATCACAAGGCGTTCGAGCTGGCGAACCGGCTGGTGGCGCTGATGCCGGGCACGCTGAACCATGTGTTCTTCACCAATTCCGGCTCGGAGTCGGTGGAGACGGCGCTCAAGATGGCGATCGCCTATCATCGGGTGCGCGGCGAGGGCAGCCGGGTGCGGCTGATCGGGCGCGAGAAGGGCTATCACGGCGTCAATTTCGGCGGCATGAGCGTCGGCGGCATGGTCGCCAACCGCAAGATGTTCGGCACGCTGGTCGCCGGCGTCGATCACCTGCGCCACACCCATGGCGATCCGCGCAATGCCTTCGCCAGGGGCGAGCCGGAATACGGCGTCGAACTGGCCGACGATCTGGAGCGGCTGGTGCAGCTGCACGATGCGTCCACCATCGCGGCGGTGATCGTGGAGCCGGTGCAGGGCTCGGCCGGCGTGATCGTGCCGCCCAGGGGTTATCTGAAGCGGCTGCGCGAAATCTGCGACAGGCATGGCATCCTCCTGATCTTCGACGAGGTCATCACCGGCTATGGCCGCCTCGGCACGCCGTTCGCGGTCGATTTCTTCGGCGTCGAGCCCGATCTCGTCACGACGGCCAAGGGCCTGACCAACGGCGTGATCCCGATGGGCGCGGTGTTCGCGCAGGCGAAGATCTATGAGGCCTTCCTGCAAGGGCCGCCGAACGCCATCGAGTTCTTCCACGGCTACACCTATTCGGGAAATCCGATAGCCTGCGCCGCGGCGCTCGGCACGCTCGATACGTATGGCGAAGAGGGCCTGCTGACGCGGGCCGCGACGCTGGCGCCCTATTGGGAGACCGCGCTGCATTCGCTCAAGGGCGCGCGCAATGTGATCGACATCCGCAATCTGGGATTCATGGGCGCCGTCGAGATGGCTCCGGCGCAGGGCGAGGCAGGCCGGCGCGGCTTCGCGGCCTTCCTCAAACTCTACGAAGCGGGCCTGCTCTGCCGCAGCACGGGCGACACCGTCGCCTTCGCGCCGCCGCTGATCGCCGAGCACAAGCATATCGACTTCCTGGTGGACACGCTCGGCAAGGTCATCGCGTCCATCGACTGA